A window of Ammospiza caudacuta isolate bAmmCau1 chromosome 20, bAmmCau1.pri, whole genome shotgun sequence genomic DNA:
CCATGGGTTGCTGTGGCCTGCAGTGGTTGTGGAGCACCTCTAATGTCTCACTACTTTCCCCCTCCTGAAGGCTGGGGGAGGTGACATTGCTCTTGATGTGAGCTGGAGAGAGTCAGAGCTCCAGTGAGCCTGACAGAGCTCCCctgcctgccagctctgccatgctGCTGTTCCTCACTTCTGGGGAGCAAAGAAACTTTATCCCCATCACCCTggttgtgtgttgtttgtgtcaTAGGCTTGGCTTTGGGGTCTGATGTTCATCTTCCAATAGCTCAGTGCCTGAGAGAGCAGCTGGAAGGTTGTTCTAAGCAAATTGATTCACTGATCTGTAGAAAACTTGATCAATTTTGCTCAAATCCACCGCTATTCAGGAGGGAACAGTGAAATCTGACCACTGCTTTGTATTTGAGCAttactgcagcagcagggagaggtcATGGGAGTATCCATGGCCCAACTTTGGTGCTAAATTCTGAAGAAAACCTGCACCATTTGCCACTGTCCACCTAATCACCAGGCTCTGGTGATGGCAGGCAGCAGATTTTCTGCTGGCTTGGCTCTGTTCTGCTCCTGGAGTGTGGAGCAGGAGCTCcacctgtgtgtgtggctgCAGTTGTGGTGCAGGGAGTGAGGAAGGGCTGAACTGTgctgagggagaagggaaaagcagcCAAATCCTCTTGAGCAGCACTTGGCAGGAGGTTGgaaagaggagctgcagcacacatCCCCAAGACATTTGAGGGATTTGAGGGGAATAGAAGAGGTGTCCAGAAGGAAAGAATGGTTGAAATGTTTGATTTCCAAAGCCTTTCTCTATCTTTGTTATTCCTGTGctttctgcagaagcagaaGGCTGGGGTTAGAATAGGCACTTACTTTCTTGCtcattttctttaattcttgCCCCACTGACCTGGTTTCTGGGGTGCAGGAGCCTTAGGCCTCGAGTTtggcctgagctgctctggggctgtccACGGGTGAAACCTGCACGTGGTGTCTGTGGGTGGAGGGGTTGCACCCAAAAATCTAATGGggtctgctctgcagggctcagacTGATCTCCTCTGGAGGAACAGCCCCACTGCAGTCCCATGGGCTGTGTCACCTGGGGCACAAGCTGTTCTTCTCCCCTACCTGTGGAAATGCCCTTCCAGAGCCAcgtggctgcagctgtgctgtgtcatCATCTCATCTGGttctgggcagggacagagagaaCCCTGAGACACCAGTGCACCTCATTCCCTGTTCCACAGGGAATTCCGTTGCAGGGAACACAGGGTGTGGCTGGGGAGGTGTTCTGGGAACAGGGAGATGATGATGCTGAGCActcccctgctcctgtcccacaTCTGCTGTGCCAGAACTGCTCTGGTTGCCTTGTGCAGGAGCCATGAACATCTCTGTGCTGAGCAAGGAATGGGTTTTCGTCCCTTTTTGTCCCTTTTCCACCTGAAATGGGCTGCAGGACACCAGCACACAGTAGCATTAATCCTGCCTCATCTCTGACCTATTCCTCCTTTAACAAGAGACACAGTAGGTTTTATTTAAAGTCGAGTTTGCAAATGGCTCTTGAGGCTGTGTTTGGGCTTTCTTtgctctggcagcaggaaaTGGACAGAGCTGGCCCTGCTTTGTCCCTGTAGCAATAAATCCTGTTAGGAACTGGCCCTTTCCCTCAGAATGCATTCAGAATTAGCTGTGGGAGTAGGTGTGTATATTTAAGGTGAGTGGATTTGAGATATTTTGCAAACGTGTGAGACTTTTCTACGCAGCAGAACCAAGGGAGGTGCCTGGCTctggccccagccctggggctgttcTGGGCTCTTTGGGAAGGCAGGAGCGGCTCCCGTGCCCTCggtccgtccgtctgtccgtccatCCAGCCGTGCCCCGGGCCGAGAGGAGCCGGTCCCCGCGGGCACCGTCCCTGTCGCTGCGGCTCCGTGCACTTGTGCCTTCagataaataaatgtaattttcaaAGGGACTTGAATCGCCGTTCCGGGCAgcgggaggggagggggcggcgcggggctgggcctggctctgccctcggccgccgccgcctgTTTTTTTACCTGTATTCCGAGATCAATAATCTGTATAAAACTATTTTGATGTCCACCTGCGTTCTCTCGTTCTTCCTTTACAACGGGGCGGGCGGGACCGGGGGAGcgggattgggatggggatcggggctggaggagcaggatttTGGTGGGGATAGGGGCTGGAGGAGCGGGATTGGGATGAGAATCGCGGTCGGGGCTGGAGGAGAGGCATTGGAATGAGGATCGGGGCTAGAAgcatgggattgggatggggatcGCGGTCGCCGTTGGGGCTGGAAGAACGGGATTGGGACGGGGACCGGTAGCGGTGTTTCCCCGCCCGGCCGCTGCGCGGCGCTGCCGCGGGAGGCCCGCCCGGCTtggcccgccccgctccccccggCCGCTGtgccccgcccggcccgcgcTGACGTTGGACAACAAAGATGGCGGCGGGGAGCAGCAACTACTGGGAAGGCGAgtggggcggggggcggcgggcacGGGGCGGCTGCGGGGCCCCTGGGGCACGGCCCGGGCACGGCAGGGCGGGACGGCCGCCGGAACCCCTCTGCTCTCtccggggcgggcgcgggcggTGCCGGCCTGTCAGCCATAAGGCGCCGGTGTCTGCTGAATGAAGCCCGCGGCTGcgggtgaggggctgggggcgccCAGCCGTGCCCTCCCGTCGGCGTGAGGGCTGCCCCGGCCTCGAGGGCCCCCTCTCCCCTGTGGGTTTCTTTACGGGAGCGCGGAGGTGCGGGGTCCCCGGGCGGGTCCGTGACTGTCCCCGGGCCCTGCAGATCTCAGGAAGCAGGCGAGGCAGCTGGAGAACGAGCTGGACCTGAAGCTGGTCTCCTTCAGCAAGCTCTGCACCAGCTACAGCAGCTCCCGAGACGGAAGACGCGACAGGTATAGGTACTAGCCCGTTTCTTTATGtttcttttatgttttaaaCGCTGCCTGTGGTGCTTGGTGCGGTTTTGTCGTTTGCTGAGTGCTGGTCCCACCTGTGGCTCTCAAGGCTTGGATTCCTGGGGAGCTTTCAGCGCTTCtcgctgctggtgctgctctggatgTGATGTTGGTGTGTGAGTCAGGCTGTGGGTGACAGGTCACTGGGGAAAGCTGGATTTTGGTCTGTGTGGGATCAGTGAGCTTTTTAATGCTTGTTACACTGGcttaattctgaatttttcttgtATTAAACTAACAGGAGGTTTTCAGGGAGTTCAGTATTAGGGGAATTTAGCTTTATACCTCCCTGGTGGGCTGGTGTGCTGTTGGTAATCCCAGTTTTAAGGGAACTGGAGCActgagcagctgtgcagggaacaAGCCCTCTCTTCAAAACCAGTGGCTATTTCTTCCTGTCTTTCTGCTGAGGTGAGTAATAATCACAGAACagcttgagttggaagggacctcaaagatcattttgttccaacccctctgccatggacagggacagtgtTAATGAGAATAATAAGAGCTGCACGTGTGTTTTTagatgtgtgtgtatatacgTGGTCTCTGTGTATATACAGAGGAGGTTTCTGTTTGCTTTAATTACATTTATGTTTGACTGAAGAATTAATGTGGTAAAACTCTTCAGGTGTGTCTTGTGAGCCAGAGATGAGCTCTTCCCTGCAATTCCACAGCAGGAATTATCAACCTCTCTGTCCATTTGCaaacttttctttgcttattAACTATATCTGTTGTGGGTGTTGCTGCTTTAGGTATGTGTGttgatatttttctattttatttaatttaataactGAATCCATTTTATACCTCTCCCTCAATTTACGGTTCTGGAAGCCTGAGAGCATCTCAGCAATGATAATCTTGAACAGCTCTAGTTTCACTTTTGTTTCTGCGTCTGTGCTGTTACTTCCCATGTTATCcaattgttttcattatttttgctGTCCTGTGCCAAACTTACTTCTCTTACTCAAGGCAGATTACCAGAGCCATGAGTAATCTCTGAGGGGTGTTATCACAGATCTGCACACTGGTCTGGGATGTTACTTTTCCTTGTGGTTTCAGTTTACAAGCAAGCAGGGAAGGTGTGTGAAACTAATTGTGATAAATGGTGTGGTGTGTGTTGCTCTGTGGGACAGTCGTTGCTTAATAGGTCACAGGTTGTCCTAACACTGTTATTAAGCTGTGATTGTGTTGCTGGAGTAACATGCTAAGAGTGCAGTGCTCTCTCCTgccagtaaataaataaatcaagatTAAAAGCTGGGGGGAAGAGGACACTGGTACCAGACAGCTGtcaggaatttcttcccaggagaagtgatatttattttctgcacGTGGTACTGTGTTATCTGTTCAGATAAGAGTTAAAGGCATGCACaataagaaaatgtaatttttcagaGCTTATTTAATCTCTAGCAGACCTGGGTATAGTGCAGCTTTCCAGCCCCTGTCACTGGTGGTTCCTTATTTCTGGTGCTCATGAAATGATGCAACTTTTCAGTAactgctcctcctcttctccttaGCTCTGACACAACTCCTCTACTAAATGGATCGAGCCAGGACAGAATGTTTGAGACCATGGCTGTGGAAATTGAGCAACTTCTGGGAAAGGTAACTCGAGTTACTTTGGGTTGATTTCAGCATTTAGGCAGTATCACAATCCAGATTCTGTGACGGATATTAGGAAATCCCAATGTGGGTATTAAACAAGCTGTGCACGTCTAGCTGCCTCCTTCAGCTTGTGCATTGTAGTTTTCTTGCAAGAATAagccatttctcattttctggGGTGCTTTTTCTCCTGCAGCTGACTGGGATAAATGACAAGATGGCAGAGTACACCAACAGCGCGGGCGTGCCGTCGCTGAACGCGGCGCTGATGCACACGCTGCAGCGCCACAGGGACATCCTGCAGGTAACCAAGGgcctcctccctgcctttgTGCTCTTTCTTTGgctaaaattattattattattattattattattattattatctctGCTGGTATCACAGAGTGTCTCACCAGGAGTTGTGAATGCCACTGATTCCATCTCGCTTTCTCCAGGCACCCGCTGACCTCTGAGTTGAAGAAAATTGTGCTTTTTATGTCATGTTGGTGACTGGAACTTAGCTGAGAGAGAACAATAAAGGGTGCTGCCTTGTGTGGGTGGGTTTTATATAGCAAAAGGGGAAATGTAATGAATTACCTTGTCTGTGTGGCTTGTCATGTAACAGTGTGCAAGGGAATGTCCCACTTCAGAAAACATGATTGTAAAAGCTCCTAAGCTTCTCAAGGGAGATGAAGGAAATGTGATGGTTAAAGCTACCAGTTAGTGCTATAAATTAACCATGTTTTCACGGTGTAGTACTcttaaaatgcatattttatttggCTGGTTGTGTACAGTTTGATTTCTGTTTGGTATCTGTGCAATCCATGCCCAGTGTGAAAAGCAATAGCATTTGTATGGATGGTTACAGTGGTTTTAGTGCACACCAGCTGCCAGTTAAATTGTGTTTTGAGAAGTACCACCTGCCTGAAAtggtttaaaatgtaaaattgcATCTTAAAAATAGCAgtcatctttattttttatcaaTCTTGTGTAACAACAGAATAGACTCAAGAACATCTTCACCACACCAAAGAAGTAGATTTTGTTAGGGATTCTGATGGGAAATTTCAGCACAAACCAATTAATCAGGAAGGTGAGGATATCTGAAACTGGGAGAAGGAATTGCAGTGAATTTTCCTCCACAACTGTAGCTGCAGCCATCCAATTTAGCAGCTACTCTAAGAGCAGTGAGTTTTAAGAATAGTTTGGATTAACTCCCAGCATTTTGCTGTTAAATTCCTGGGTTGATCTTGCACCTTTTATTAGAGAACACCTGACAATTTTCAAGGTGGCTGGATCTCCTGTGGGTGTGTTGTGTTGCTCAGTTGACCTCAGGACCCTAATTTTGGGATAACTGTTTGTCATTACAGGATTACACACACGAATtccacaaaaccaaagcaaacttCTTGGCAATACGAGAAAGGGAGAACCTGTTGGGATCAGTACGGAAAGACATCGAGTAAGTTGTGTTGGTACAGCAAAGGTGGGGGAAGGTGCAGAGAATGCTTGGCATAGCTCATGTGTCTGTGCTCTGAATAAAGCAGAAGTTCCTTGAAGTCACAATTCTCAGTGAGGTTCTGTTCTGTTGGATTTCAGGTCGTATAAAAGCGGCTCTGGCGTGAACAACAGGAGAACAGAGCTGTTCCTGAAGGAGCACGAGCACCTCCGCAAGTAGGTGTTGTTTCCTCTTTGCTGCCTGACTTCTCTGGGGGTGAAACACCTGAATTTCACTCAGCTGGTTAAATGTTCATGGCTTGGTAGTGTCAGTGATTGGGGCTTTAGGATTTTGTCAGTGCCAGTTTTGTGTTGTCTTCAGGGGCTTTTGCAAGTCACTTGTGACTCAGACCTCTTCCTCCCAAGGGAGTGGATGTCTTTCCTTCTGACTGGGGTAAAGCTTAAGAAACTAAATAGAAACT
This region includes:
- the GOSR1 gene encoding Golgi SNAP receptor complex member 1; protein product: MFETMAVEIEQLLGKLTGINDKMAEYTNSAGVPSLNAALMHTLQRHRDILQDYTHEFHKTKANFLAIRERENLLGSVRKDIESYKSGSGVNNRRTELFLKEHEHLRNSDRLIEETISIAMATKENMTSQRGMLKSIQSKMNTLANRFPAVNSLIQRINLRKRRDSLILGGVIGVCTILLLLYAFH